Genomic segment of Candidatus Latescibacter sp.:
CAGTATCTCCACCGCTTCCGCCTGTGCAGCAAAGAAAAAGAGAAGAATTGCTGAAACAGGGAGTGTCGTCATTTTTAACATTCTTCACCTCCTTTTATAGTGTGATGTGTCCTTTTTGCCAGAGTCAAACCGGCCTCTGAATCGGCCCGGCATCCTTTATCCCCGGATTCTATCCATTTCAAGCCGGAATCTTTCGTTCCAGGCGTATAAAGCGACGGTTGATTTCCTCATGTTTCGCTGTACAGGTGTCCTGCCAGATCATCCCTTTTCGAATTTCACGGACATGCTCCCCGATGGAGTCTACTTTTGTGTTAATCCGTTCCAGGAACAGAAGCATTCCCAAAACCAGGAACGGAGTACCCAGTTTTACCAGTTCGATAAATTCCATGCCGATCACCCCCTTTCAAAAGATTATCTCAATTGTGTTTTTTTCCGGTTTCTCTTTTTTACATTCTGGCTTCAGGATTCTTCGTTCTGTTTTTTATTCTCCTTTTCCATGAAAATGTTATATTATTTCCTTAAACTTGATTTTTAAATGACTTGTGAAGAAGTTGGAACCATGCACGATCCAAACAAGATCCCTGACCTTTCCTATATTAACAAGCGCCGGGAAGAAGCCCGCCGGATCAGAAGAAGAGCAAGTGTCGACGACATTATTCAGCGCAACCGCTCCACTCTCCTCATCAATCTGTTGATCGAGGTAATGGCGGGGTTGATTCTCATGGCCGGCATCTTCTATACCGCTTATTTTCTAACCATGCGCCGAAGCCTTCTCCATCCCGGTCAATACACATTGTATATGGGTGTGCTCGCTTTCTTCAGCGTCGGCTGGTTTATCTACATCGTCTACAAAGCGCGGAACAAGTATCTCCTCTACCGGAAATATTCAACCAAAATCAAATCGCCGGACGATTCTGAAGAAGGTGATATTACTCCTTGACCCCCCCGGAAGTATTTGGACTTTGGGCTGTTTTTCACCCTCTCCACCTTGCCGTTTCGGGACGAAGATCCAGATGGAGAAATGTCTCGTACCGCCCGATGCCTCCGAATCCCATCTCTTCAGCCAGGGTATACAGCGCCTGGAGAGCTTCAGCGTGCTGAAGCTTTATATCATCCGCCGGACTTATATCGGTGGCGAACAGGAGATGCCATGACCGCGCGGCCCCTCCTACCTCGCTGTTGTGTTTGGCGCACCGGTATCCCGAATTGACGATTATCGGGAAACCGAGCTCCATCCGCATATGCTCGAGCATGGCCGCCTGACGGTAAAATGCCGGGATGATCTTCATTGTGTCGCAGCAGGGACAAACGAAATCGCTGTATAAAAAATGCTCGGTTACGTAATAATTTGGCTTTTCACGGATGGATAATTCCTTTAACGCCATAATTCTTTTCCCCTTTCATGTAACCTGAAATGTGAAACTATCTGAATTTTGTTACACTGTGTCCTGGTTTATATTGGAATGATCACTTCATCTGTGACTTAATAATCGGAGAATCTGTAACCTTGCTTTTTATAAAGCAAATCTGGTTCTTCCCCTCTCTTTTTAAGAGAGGGGATCAAGGGGTGAGTCATCCTTTTATTATTCCCATAGGGTGAATCACACAGAGTTGGGGAGAGGCGGTGGTGGTAACCGCGAAAACGAGGATGCGGTCCGCCCCTTCGGCTTCGTCTTGCGTAGTCGTGTTGCCGAAAGTTGTGGAAATCGTACGGTCGAAATAGAAGTAGAAAGTGGATGATCCGGCAAGTCCGGTCGCCGACCCTGAAGTGATGGAGAAGTACCCGTCGCCGACCCGCAGCGTTCCAGCACTCCAACTGACGCTGTTCCAGGAAGATGCGGTAACTGTGCCGAAGAACCGGAATGCCTGGTTCATGAATCCGGGACGGCTGGAGCCTGTTTCCGCCGCTGTCGAGCTTTCTGCCAGCGCCGCTCGTGTGTGCTTTAATCCTTCTTCCTGGGACTTTCTGAGGGCTGCCAGGATGTCGGCCACACCGCTTGAGGAACTGTCGAGATGCACCCGAACTCGCCAGGGATGGAGAATATCCACCTCACGGTCCATCACACGGGTATTCACAGCCAGTCCGATCACCGGGTCGATAACCGTGACTTCATCCCCCAGCCCGAACCGGTCTGCCTCCCTCTCCGCCCTTATATCTCCGTAGAGATCGACCAGGTCCACCTCGTAGGTGATTTCCGGATTCTTCCTTGCTTCGAGTAATTCCACAGTACGGTTCCAGAGGGTATCGGCGCTCTTCCCGATGGTAAAAGGCCTTGTACAGGCGCCTTCGGCGATCTGTACGCTGTCGACATAAAATGTGGCGGTTCCCGCGCTTTCCTGCATTACTTTCACGGTAACAGTGGCGGCGCCGGACTTCCAGTTTTCGATCCGTATAACCGCAAGACCTGTCCCGTTTACCGCCTCCGGCCGACGGTACACCGTGGTCCCGTCATCCACCTGTACCCGGACTGCCCCGGATGAGAGAATGACATGAGCGAGAAGGCTGTACACCTTTCCGACCGTAACCCCCACATCCTGTTTAATGCCCTGGCCGGATGCGGAAGTCGCCGCTTTCTGAGACGCGGTGCCGTAAAGGTAGTACTGTGGATCGGTGTTCCTGCTGGCTGTGGCGCCCATGTTGACCCAGTGTTCGCAGAGCCCGCCGGTATATGTCCCGTCAAGCGCTGGAGTGGCAACCAGGTTCACCGTGTCCTCAAGGGTGGGCTCATGGCAGACCGCTTCATGGAGTCCGTAGTATGATATTGAGTCTGTATCTTCGGCGTATCTTTCTCCCCCGCTTGCTGTTGCACTGCTGAGAAGAAGCGGTGGATCCCCTCCCCCGAGACCGTAGACACGATTAGCCAGACGGCTGATGTTCACTGTCCGGGCGGCGCCTTTCAGATTCAACCCATACCGGAAGATCACCCCGTTCGATTCACCGATTTGATGCAGGATATTGATGTTCCCGGATGCTTCGTCCAGCTCAAGTTCCCCTCCGGTGAGCGAACAGATGCGGAGAAGACAGTCAAGAACCGATTCAAATTCGAAACGGACGAACGGTATCGTTCCCGCAGGCTCGACCGTGCCGACCCCGAATGCGGAGTAGCCGAGCACCCGAAGAGCCAGCTCACTGGGTGTATGGTTAATGCAGTCGGCCGCTTCGGAGAATATCTCATTCCCGGCATCGGCGAGGATATGACGGGCTGTTGCGGTGAGGCTTGCCCGCTCTCTTATGCGGGACTCTTTCATCTCCATCACCCTGAATGTTGATTGTGCACCGTCAGGCAGAGTCCTGAGCCGGAGGAATGATTGCCCCGGTGTGATATACTCCCATTCTTCCCGCTCCACCGTTTCCACCGTGATAAGAGCGGGCGTGTTTACCTTTTCCCGGAGACGGGCGGCGACAAGGCCGGAGAGTTTGGCTACACGGTTTCCGTTTTCGTCAAGAATATCTACCGCATATCTCATAATGCCTCCATTTTCTTATTGACAGGATTTACAAGATATTACAAGATTATTTTCTTGTTTTTCGTTAAGCATTTTAATCTTGTTAATCTTGTCAATCCTGTCTAATTTTTCCCTTTTTTCCCTTTGCGAACTTTGTGAGAGATATTTTTTTCTTCTTTCATTTTTACAAAAACCTCCTTCTGTATCTCACCTCCATCTTTGCCGCTTCTGTTTTCGAGTAGATCATGGTCTGGGTATGATCGGTTGCAGTTCGCCGCCTTCCCGGGATCAGCGCCGGAATCTCTCCGCTCAGAGAATTGATGACATTGGTTCTCGTCCCTGCGGAAACATCGAAAAGCGCCGCCGTTTTCCGTTCCGAATCCAGGGTAAGGAGATCACCTTCTTCAAGCGATCCCGTGTAGGATACCGGAACATTGAGATTTTTCACTGCCTTCGTGTCCGTGGCTATCTTCAGCATCTCATCTGCGGAGAGCATTCGTGACCATCCCGCGATGAGGCTGAACACTGCATCCGGCTGCATTGTCCCGTCTCCACTGTGCAGTGTAAGTCCTTCCGGTGCTTGCGTTATAACCGTTGTGTTGCCACCCACTCCAGCCTGGACTCCGTCAATGAATAGTTTCATTCCCCCGGCGTTGCTGTGGTCGTAGGTTATACCGATTACTATTCGCGTACCGGCAGTGAAAGCCTGGAACGGGGTGGAAACCTCAGCATCCGCTCCGGCGGCTCGTTTCCGGAATACCCAGGCCTGCGCCGAGCCGTCCCAGTACAAGCGAATAAAGTTGTCCGCATCATAACGATGCTCCAGAATAACCACATCCTCGGTTTGCGTCGAACTTTGCCACTGGGGTTCGAACACAACCACCCAGGCGCCGTCATCAGAATTGCCCGGTGCGGTATATGATAGTGTACTGCTTCCTGTTACCAATATACCCATCCCGGTTTCCGTCGTACGATATGCCCCGGCTTCCCCGTTTGACGGGGTAAAAGTGCCGGTCAGTGCGGCATTTTCAACATCACGGAATGCTAATCCGTCGGCATAATTGCAGAGAAACACCATGTCTCCCATGGAGAATGAGGGATTCGCAGCCGGCCCGGTGATCACATAGACCGCGTCCGATGGCGCATTCCCAAGATCGAGAGAATTGAATCCTCCCACCCCTGGAGAAAATTCTTTGCGGACGATATCGTTCGAGAGTGCATATGGTATGGGGCATTTCATTGTCACCCGTACACGGGCGCTTGTGGAAATGTCCCGTTTCCCAAGCGTTTCCGCCTGATCGATGGATTCATAATAGACCTGCCAGTGACGGTCTCCCATATCCGATCGTTCCAGGTGCACCGGCGCAGTGGAACGCCAGGGATTTCCCTCGAACGTGGTTAAAAAACTTTTCAGATAGGCCAGCCGCAGCCGTAAGTCCTCGGGAGATGTACCGTGGACATGTCCTTCCAGCACAATGCGTTTTAGCGCAAAGTATTCATCCCAAACCTTCCAGGTATGCGCTCCGGGAAGGAGTTCTTCATCCGGAACCACCTTCGGAAGATCGAGCCCGCTGATCCGATCCACATAAAATCCGAAATCATGCAGATTCTTTCCGGCCAGGAGTATGCTTGCGGAAAGTCCGCTCATAAATTCGGGAGCCGAGATGGTGGACGAGGCTTTCATAACGGTAAAGAAACTATCAAGGTCTTCCGTTGCGCACTCGAACGTTGTCAGAAAAGCTCCCGCCCCGAATGATGTTGCAGTGCCTTCCTGGTTGCGGGCTTTGGCCTTGAACTCATACTCGGTCGAAGGATTAAGCCCCCCTGCGGACGCTGTTCCCCAGGCGCTCCTGGTTCTCCAAACCGGCGACGATGACCCGTTTCCGGAGGCATCGAGATACTGTCCGGTAGTTGCATTATAGATCGCATACTCGGTATAGCTCGGGTTTCCGTCGGCGTCAAGCGTAACTAGGCCTGAAGTCGAACCCACCGCTGTAAGAATCGGAGCGGCAGGCGGTTCCGCTAGAGTAAATGCGTATCTCCCTCCTCCGAATCCGGTTTCGGTCATGGTGTGTTCCTCCTTCAAAATGTATTTATCGAGTAATTTGTCTTGAACTCATACTCGTCCGCAGGATGATGAGCGCACTGTGTCATGCCGAACTTGTTTCGGCATCTATGGGTTATGTATAAAAGCAAGAATCAATTCCAGATTCCTTGCCCCCTCGCCCGTTTACGGGAGAGGGGGTAGGGGGTGAGGGTTCTATCTCCCCTTAACCCGAATGGCATGGCTGCTGTTCGGCGAGAGCCCGGTAATGCTGTCCCCCGCTGCTCCTCCCCATTGCCCGTACGTTTTCCAGCTCCATTCGCCGGAAGGCCCCGCCCGGAGAATGTGCGGATGAACTCCGGGATCCACATACCATCCGGTCGTCGAATCCTGAACCGCAAATTCGGTAAACGAAGGATTGTCGAGGGGATTCACGACAAAACGGAGAGCCGTCGGCGAAAAGGCGCTCACCGTGGGAATCCCCGGCGTGCGGGTCAGGCTCCGGGCGCTCACTCCGGAGGTGGATTTATGGTCCACGGTGGTGAATGCGCGGACAAACCACTGGTATACCGTGTTCGGAGTAAGCCCGCCTACCGTCACGGTCTGTGCATTCTCCCCCAGGGTGTCTGTACCCGCAACCCGGGTGGAATCTGACAGATTCAGAAGTACAGAGCCGTATTCGCTCGAAGATCTGTCTTCCCAGTCGGCCCGGATGCTGTCCGGCGAAAGAACCGTGAGAGTGAGGTTGGCCGGAATACCGTCGAGTGTATCCGGGTATCCGGGAGTGTAATAGAGAGTCAGCTTCGTGCTCTGATTGTAGGAAGGATTGGAAAAATCGAGAAACGCCGCCCGTACACTGTCCGCCTGCCCGCCGTCATCCAGCCGCATCCCGAAACCGTAGGTGTAGTCGCGGTTCGGGGTGAGATCCTGCCATGTTCGGAAAATACTCCGCAGATTGGGCGATGTTTTTTCACCCGTGTCGCTCGACACCGTCCAGCTTACCTTCACGGCAGTGGAATCCTGCGCCCCCAGGGTCAGACTTTCCACCGGGGATATGTTCTTCACCGGTATTCCGTACACGATGATTGCAGGTGAGCTCGTGCTTCTCTCGGAGGTTCGGTTCATTGCGAGGTACATCTCCTTCACCCCACCCTTCTGCACCTGCCAGGGCAGCTCGAACGAAAGAAACCCGTCCAGTTTCTGCCCGCTGTCCGATTTCCCCACTTTCACCAGGGTTGAATCCCTCATCCCGCTCCCGAAATCCAAATTGTAATCATCGAACTGATCACCCCAAAGGTATACTATCAGGGTGTCCAGGCCGCCCAGGGTGTACCTGATTGACAGCGACCAGGAAGTGGAATCTCCGTTCCCGTTTCGGAATCTGACCTTATAGACATAGGAGGAGTCGGGATTGAGACCCCCGTCCAGGTAGGAGTACTGCCCGTTCAGCCATCCCGAGCTTGTCGCCCCGTAACCGGAAACAGCGTTCACTTCCATTCCTGTCAGGCCGAGCATCCCGTTCGGGGGAGTATTCACTGCGATGCGGAGGGTGTCCGGGCTGATGGGCATTATTTTCACTTCCCATCCTTTGGGCGGATAGAGCAGCGTCCAGGAGGTATCCGCATTCGAATAACCGCGCACTCCCCCCGAATCGGCCGCCGCCGCCCAGATATATAGTGTATTTTTAGAAAGCCCCCGGAGCGTGTCGGCGGTTGCATTGGCCGCCGTGGAATCCACGATGCTCGAATCGGCCATGTTCACGATGTAAAATTTCTGCTCGTTGGCGCTCATATCGTTCCAGGAACAGGCAATGGTGGTTGAATCGATTGCAGTCATCACGAAATTGGATGGAGGAGCAATCGGAATCCGGTACCAGACCATCAGGAATGGCGAATCCTGCTGAAATTGTATCCTTTCGGGAGAGGCTTGCTGAGGGGCTGTATTGTTGATATCATTGTCCGAGATAAGCACATATCTCGTTTCCCCGTTCTTGTTGATGGAATCGATCCCGGCTGCATTGAGTTTGAACCGGCAGGTGTCTCCGACACTGATGGCGGAAGTATTGATCGTAGTGGAAACGGTAGTTACCGAGTAGACCCCGCTGGATGCCCACCCCATAAAATCATTGAACCAGTCTAAAGACCAGTTGCCGGAGAACGTTCCCGCCACCAGTTTTACATCGAAATCAGTTTCGCTTTCATTATAGCTCATCACCGTTACAACCTTTGCGCTGTCGATGATCGCATTATCCGGAATCGGCGCTGTATCGAAAACGAAAAAGGAACGATACACATTATAACTGCCGGTTATATACTTCTGCCCCAGCCAGAACGATGTTCCGCCATTTTCAGGTGATTCAGCAGCGGTTTTGTTTCGCGCAGTTGTATAGACAGGGTCTGATGATGATTGATAGCCGATTTTTGCATCCACATTTGCCAGGGCGATGGACGGATCAACAGTAATCGGCCATGCCGCCTTATCGGGAATCGTGAGACTGCATGTCAGCGTGTCTCCGGAAAATGCTGCCAAAACCGTCACTTCTTTTAACGCTTTGTCCCAGGCTGTCAACCGGGGTACTTTGAACAGTATCTCTCCGTTTCTGTCTTCAAATACCAATTCCCCTGAGGTAAACCTGACCAGCGCATTGGTGTCGATCCTCCAACTCATTACGGAATCTTCACGGCTCGTGATTTCTATCGATTCCTTGATTCCATCGGCGAGGGGCTTCACACTGACTTTCTTGCCTTCCATCTTCCCGATGGGAAGAAACGTTACATAAAATTCCCCTCGCTCGAACCGGCCGCCGTCCACAGCCCTCTCCGGATTGTATCGATAGGTATACAATCCCGTTTTCACCGCTGCGGTGAATCCTTTGAGGTTTTCTTCGACTGGAGCGAGAGATATTCTGGCCAGTTCACCGTTGTCTCGATAATATTTTCGTTTGGCGAATATCTGGATGGCGCGGCTCCCGTCGCTCTTTTCGTATGTCTCCGAATGTTCTGTGCGGAGATTTACAAGTTCCGAGCGTTCAACCTCTCCGTTCTGGTCAAGGTATTGCTCCGCCTGAACCAGCGCCGCCAGCATAAGGCTGACCGAAAGAAACGGTATTATCGTGCGCATATTCCCTGCCCTTTCATGATTGGACATCTATATCCTGAAACGGTTTTATCGTTCCCGCGAAGCGGCAACGAGTTCAGGATGACACTTGTCATGCCGAACTTGTTTCGGCGTCTATTTTGAAAAGAATCGGCCAACTTTGCGGAAATCAGTGATAATCGAACTTCACCCTGAGCTTCAGGTCCGTGGTTTCACCGGTCGGCACATTGACTCCGATGTTTCCGGTGATGTAGATATACTGGGAAACTTCTGCATTTCCCGTCCCTTCGATTACCCCTCCTCCGCTTCTGGTCAGGTTGGGCAATGGCTCCGAAAGCGGGGCGTTTCCCGGCGTTGCCGTTTTCACCTGTACAGCGGTTTTTCCTGCTGTCCAGGTATCGGTGATGTCCATATACCATGATGCTTGGCCGGTAATATCTCCTGCCCCCTCGATCCAGATTCTGATATTGGAAATCTCGGCGTTGCCGCGCATGTCGCTCACCCGCCACCAGACCACTTTCACCGGCGTATCCTGCGCTTCATCCGTAGTATCCACCTTCCCCAGATTCAGGCTGACACCGGTCCCGAGTACTGTGCCCTGTACCGCTCGGTCCGATGGTTCGGCAGAAGAAACCGGTAAAGTTCGGAACTCTGTGATGGGAATCACATCATCCTCCGTTTTTGATTAGTATTTTTGACTTTTTACAAGGCGACATTTTTCATCGTACATGTTGTTGAATAGATGCCGAAACGGTTTCATCGTTCCCGCGAAGCGGCAACAAGTTCGGCATGACGTCATCCTGAACTTGTTTCAGGATCTATCTTTCCTTTTCTTTGCACTTTGTGCCTTTGTGCCTTCGGGCGGATTACATACCCGCCCTTACATCCTTCATCCTTCTCCCTTATTATTTCAATCCCCTCGCCTTCAGATCCTCTTCAAGGAGAAGCTCCGTCTGTTTCCGTATAAGCGCTTCCAGCTCTTCGATCTTCTTTTCAAGAAGCCTGATCCTGTTCAGTTCCTCTCCGGTATTCCAATCCATGACCGTATCCCTCCCTGTCGCACTTACGATTACGTGAAGCTTACAAAAACCAGCCCGAATATGTTCTCCTGCGCCGCCTCGTTCTCATGATAACTCGACCATTCCGACCCATGGCTCTCCCCCTCTATCAGGGGGAGGGCCTTGCCGTTTTCCAGTTCGATTTCGCTGTCGGCAAGAATCTCCTTCACCCGGGCCGAAATATCTTCCAGCTTCCCCTGGTCGGCGGTACCGTTCGAGAGGTTGTCCGCATAGGCGGTAACCGTCACATCGCACATCCATATTCCTTCTCCCTCGCCGGGTTCGAGGCGTTTCGTATCCACAGTTATGGTGGGATTCTTGGCTCTGGCGGGACGTTTCGCGCCCTTTAAAACCGTACACATCACGGCAAGGGTTTCGTCCTCCTCCAGCAGCCGGAACACCGCAGTATTGATCTCGCTTATTTTCGGCATATTCTCTGTCCTGTTTTTTAAAAAGCTTTCTTCACATGTGTTATTTGAAAAACTATCAGGTAAAGCAGGTCCTCTTGTAGGACTTATCCCCCCTGTCCTTTGGACATCCCCCATTATTAAAGGGGGAACTACGTCAGCAAGAATTTTTACCCCCTTAAAAAGGGGGTCGCCGCTTATGCGGCGGGGGGATTTCATCCTTTCCTTCTCATCACGCATTCCACATGGCTCCCCCAGTCCCCCACCACGTCCACCGTGAATTCCCTTGTCCCGTCGGATACACGGTCTCCCTCACGGATCGCTTGTGGCGGGAGGCAGTACATTACCCATACCGATTTATCTGAAAGTCCGGTTGCATCTTCTGAGCTGAACTGCCGGAGCTTCAGGGAAAGCTGGATATCAGCCGGCATATCCTCGATGATTCTGGTCATCGTCTCGGTATAGTTCCCCAATTCATCGTATGATCCCGCCGCACGGCTCACTGAAACCGTGAGAGGATACTCCATATCGCTTTCTTCCAGGAGATTCATTATCCACACTCCTTTCACATGTCATGCTGAACCTGTTTCAGCATCTGACATGACCGTAATTCTTTACAGCACTTTGGATCTATATCCCCGCTTTCAGATTCACCGTGGTTATCTCCTTACTGCTTTCGAGGGCTTCCATGGCTTCACGCCTGTTTTTGACCATCTGTCCGAAAGACTTGGTTACACTCCCGCGCTTTACATCCACCATGCCTGCCGCATCGGCAATGAGATTTTCCTGCTCCGTGATCATTTCATCCAGTTCTTCGTTTGTTTTCCGCATATCGTTCCCTCTCTCTTTGAAATCGAGGTCGAAACCTCGCTGCTATTCAAATGCCGGTTTTCCCCCCTTAATAAGGGGGGACAGGGGGGATTATTCCGGCCGGGAAGGCGTCAATCGGTATCATGCGACTCATTGGACAACACTATAGTTATAATTTTATTATTATTGGATAACCAACGTTGCCTTTCGCCGCACAATTATCCCTTTTTGCCTTCCCGTCGGCTTTGGTCGGGTTAATCGAACGTGAATCCTTCCGGGTTCGCCCAGACAGCCCCTGCGGTGTTGCAGAGCACCACTCCGGCGCCCTTACCGATCACCGCGGTTCCGATCGCCCGCTCATAATAGGAATCTTCGAGCTGGCAGTTGGAATTCTTGCCGGCAATAAGCTGAAGGCCCCGGGCCGAGGGATTCGGATGCACCCGCTCCGCCACACAGGGCTCGTCGAGGCTGAGGAACAGCATATACCCGTTCGGAACCCATTCCTCGTGATGGAGGACGAATCCTTCGATGCTCACTCCCTGGGCAAATCCCTGGGTGGCCAGGATATCGGTGAGGCTGGTCGGCACCGTGGGTGTGGAGGATGCCGTCCAGGTCGCCCAGTTCTCGATGTCACGGATGGTGTTGGCATTGGCGTACAGGTGCAGGTTCAGCGCCGAATATCCATGCTCCAGGATATGCTCCTTCACCCAGCGGATGTCGGCGATATTCCATACCGCGTCTCCCACTCCCAGGCTGGAGAGCACATAGTGCTGGTGGGCGCTGGTGAATGTGTTGTGTTTGTAGCGCGGAGGCGTATAGCTCGCTCCGTCATAGAATCCGGCAGAGGATTTGGTGATCATGGCCCCCAGATATTTCTTCATTACCAGCCGCTGGTCGGCGGCGATGGCCTTCTTGGTGCGCTCGTCGAGTACCTGCGCGGTGTTTGACTGAATGAATCTCCGGCTGAACGCCTGTCCCAGCGCATAGTACCGGAAATCGACCGGAATGGCGATGTCCATCCCCTTCTGCCAGTCGGGCAGGGCCAGTTCGGCGGTCTCGACGAATTCGAACGGCGCCTCGGAGAGCACCGCGTTCGGGCGGTCGATCTTGACTCCCACCCGGCGGATGAATTCGGACAGGTACTCCGG
This window contains:
- a CDS encoding fibronectin type III domain-containing protein is translated as MRTIIPFLSVSLMLAALVQAEQYLDQNGEVERSELVNLRTEHSETYEKSDGSRAIQIFAKRKYYRDNGELARISLAPVEENLKGFTAAVKTGLYTYRYNPERAVDGGRFERGEFYVTFLPIGKMEGKKVSVKPLADGIKESIEITSREDSVMSWRIDTNALVRFTSGELVFEDRNGEILFKVPRLTAWDKALKEVTVLAAFSGDTLTCSLTIPDKAAWPITVDPSIALANVDAKIGYQSSSDPVYTTARNKTAAESPENGGTSFWLGQKYITGSYNVYRSFFVFDTAPIPDNAIIDSAKVVTVMSYNESETDFDVKLVAGTFSGNWSLDWFNDFMGWASSGVYSVTTVSTTINTSAISVGDTCRFKLNAAGIDSINKNGETRYVLISDNDINNTAPQQASPERIQFQQDSPFLMVWYRIPIAPPSNFVMTAIDSTTIACSWNDMSANEQKFYIVNMADSSIVDSTAANATADTLRGLSKNTLYIWAAAADSGGVRGYSNADTSWTLLYPPKGWEVKIMPISPDTLRIAVNTPPNGMLGLTGMEVNAVSGYGATSSGWLNGQYSYLDGGLNPDSSYVYKVRFRNGNGDSTSWSLSIRYTLGGLDTLIVYLWGDQFDDYNLDFGSGMRDSTLVKVGKSDSGQKLDGFLSFELPWQVQKGGVKEMYLAMNRTSERSTSSPAIIVYGIPVKNISPVESLTLGAQDSTAVKVSWTVSSDTGEKTSPNLRSIFRTWQDLTPNRDYTYGFGMRLDDGGQADSVRAAFLDFSNPSYNQSTKLTLYYTPGYPDTLDGIPANLTLTVLSPDSIRADWEDRSSSEYGSVLLNLSDSTRVAGTDTLGENAQTVTVGGLTPNTVYQWFVRAFTTVDHKSTSGVSARSLTRTPGIPTVSAFSPTALRFVVNPLDNPSFTEFAVQDSTTGWYVDPGVHPHILRAGPSGEWSWKTYGQWGGAAGDSITGLSPNSSHAIRVKGR
- a CDS encoding D-Ala-D-Ala carboxypeptidase family metallohydrolase; this translates as MALKELSIREKPNYYVTEHFLYSDFVCPCCDTMKIIPAFYRQAAMLEHMRMELGFPIIVNSGYRCAKHNSEVGGAARSWHLLFATDISPADDIKLQHAEALQALYTLAEEMGFGGIGRYETFLHLDLRPETARWRG